TCCTGGTACTGTTCTCAATGGAGAACAAAATAAATTGATGGAAAAACcaggtcattcagtatattcaggtaatcAGCTCACCCTAATGTTTTGGACACATAGTATTGCTtgacctagacctgaccaactgaagcaaccctggcatttttgctttgttaaatcaAAATGGTAATCTTTTTGCCaagtatatacattttctgaGCAAGGAGTAGAACACCTTGAAACAAGCTTTTATTCGCCTCTGTGTTTTTAAGTATTATGAAAAAATTTGGTATTAACATTTACAACAGCCTTACTTAAATCTTAGCTTTTTAAAATGCCGTGACCCCTTTAATGTAAACAACTAGCAACTATTAGAAGCTATTAAAACTGACTTTGTAATCTTTAAGAATATTTCTAATTGAGTTACTTCATAGTACATGCAGCTAAAATATCAGTGAGGGTTTCTAGTTAAAGCTCCTTTACAGCTTGCtaagaatatataaattgtttagcATTCACAGGCTGGACACATGTGCAGgttcttgcaaaaaaatgtagttaaaaaatacattgacaatATTCTGAAAATTTCTGTGTACATAAACAAGCAAACATTGTGTGCCAAGCATTGCAACCAACATTGATGGGGGCATTGcagaaacattttatacaaacatatCTATGCTCATAACTTTTGTTAAGTTTTTTGTAATCTGTGTTGGGAAGATGTGTCTTTATTTCATGTCCCAAAGACAAAATAGGAAGTAAGAAGCAATAGCTCCATGTTTTGTCCCAACCTCTGCTACCATTGCAGGTCACCTTGCTTGGTTTCTTGAAATTgggaactatataaataaaaaagtaattcttttttttaaatctaaattacaCAGGTGCTATCCTTTAATTTTTTGGTCTTgcctattgaagtcaatggtatgTTCCCAATGCAGGAGGTGATggagcatttaaaacaaaaacagatcacttttaaaaaattcctttctAAAATGTGTGAACTGTTCAGTAAGTAAAACAGTTTGTGCTCATTCTATACCATGGTTCACTGAACAATGTTGTGCAGTTACTTATCAACcaataaaactattttcattGGCCAACTCATTCTCAGCAATTCATATTCGAAGACCAATCATCCTAAGGTCTAAAACTATCTGCcaatttatttagcaaaatgttttgtatgtccTATTGCCATTAAAATGAAAGAAGTTTTTTTCAAATTCTCATCTAACCTATAGACCATACAAACAAGGACATCTTGTTCTACCAAGGGCTGGAGTACTCGGAAAGTAACACGGAACTGGTCTTGGTCTGGTGTTCCCTTCTTTTTCACTCTGGAATAAAATCTCGCAAAGTATTGAAACTTAAACTCCTGCCATTGGCAATTAGAGTGGAATTAGcgcatatttttggaattttcTCCATCAGCTTGGATGAGTTTCTTTTCTTGAAAGTTGCTGGGGAGAGGCAACCTTGCCGCTGCATCTCACAATAGAGTGTATTGAAGACTGTGGCGGTTTCCTCGTAGCTGTCTCTGGTGGAAATTTCAAAATAAGGATGTTTTAATGCCTTGGAGAGTTTTTCACCATCGTCAGTAGATACCATTCGATCGAATTGGAGATCTTTCTTGTTGCCTACTATAACGATGGGTGGGTGATCTGATGCTCCTTTTTTATTGGCTGAGTGGATGTGATTGATGAGGAAACATAACCTCATTACTTCATCAAAGCTGCACCGGTCCGTCACTGAATACACAATGACAAAACTATCACCCCACTTAATCTTCTCTTCAATCTGAAGTGAGTCTTCTTCctataaaaacaggaaaagacaTTTACCAGTATACGTTGATTTCGGTTTATTCAGTATTAGGAATATAACTAGCTTGCCTTAAATGCCACCCACCACCCAAAATGCAAATTACCTTATGACTCAGATTTCAGTCATAAGGCCTCTGCACCAAAATTCCCATTTACGTGCACCAAAATTCCTATTGATGACCACCTCCTTCATTCGTTAACCAGAGTAAATTACTCTGCTACAAAGATAAGTATCTACTTGTTGGCAGCATTAGCATAACAGAGATTTCACTTGCAAATTAGATGATTGCCAATAAATAGTTGAATTGCCAGGATAGCCCAAGTTTTCTTAATTTAATATATCCACTGTAATGAAGAAATGCAACAGCAGGCTTAACAGAAACCTCCTATGAAAGGATATTGTCACAACTGATCTTTGCTTTTAATACTAgttcatttcatatatttaaattagtTATTACCATCACCAAACAATAATTTAAGGTCCCATCTATCCAAAACTTCTACTCTTCACttatagatagatacattgtAGATGAAGTTTGAATTACCAAAACACTCATGGTGAGCCTTAAAAAAAGGATCCTTCTATCACCACCATGATTACAGTCACCATTTCTCCCAACTGCCCCTCATTTGGAGGAATTGtttctcttttggaaagaaaCATCCCCACACTTTCCCCTTATCAGTTGTCCATTTTGGTCTGATGCATAGACTTATTATATTAAATAGAAGGAGGGGATACAGAGAAGGGAGATTATTTAAATCAAATAGTTTTAAATTGTGCCAAGCCTTTAGTTAACGGTAGAAAATATGAAGgataaaaagggagaaaaggagTGAAGAAAAGAATATTACCCTCAACCTTCCATCCAATGTCCCAAACAATAGCTTAAAGAAAATGAATCGGTTCTAAAGACGACGTGGGATTGGTCGATTCGtttattgtgtcttttttcatTAAGTTTGTGGAATTGGGAGTATGGTGCTAATATTCTTTTACAGGCTATTTTATGCAATATTGTGTCCTGCTTTCCCCATTTTGGAAAATCTTTCTATCCCATTTTAGCAAGAGGAGTCTAAAACTTTTTCTACTTTAGTTTTTCCATAATATTAATTATTCCATTAATAAGTTAAAGtggaaaaaacaaacagagaGAATAAATCTCCCTAATAAATGTGATTTGGGTATAATTGGAAAGTCATTTCATCACCTTGAAAGACACTGAGCAATTCAACCAGCAATCACCTACCtatatctgaaatatatattttttttaataccaatatttcaaaatgtttcaaTAATTAAATAGACAATTATTTAACACTCTTTTGGCTTGATTGGGCA
The genomic region above belongs to Pyxicephalus adspersus chromosome 9, UCB_Pads_2.0, whole genome shotgun sequence and contains:
- the LOC140337935 gene encoding ras-related and estrogen-regulated growth inhibitor-like, which codes for MTSNFPLAKTLRRSWSLPPTRNIRIVVLGQSAVGKTAMTVRFITKRFIGEYDPTLETIYRHTGVIDGEFVHFEILDTAGQEEDSLQIEEKIKWGDSFVIVYSVTDRCSFDEVMRLCFLINHIHSANKKGASDHPPIVIVGNKKDLQFDRMVSTDDGEKLSKALKHPYFEISTRDSYEETATVFNTLYCEMQRQGCLSPATFKKRNSSKLMEKIPKICANSTLIANGRSLSFNTLRDFIPE